A genome region from Pan troglodytes isolate AG18354 chromosome 3, NHGRI_mPanTro3-v2.0_pri, whole genome shotgun sequence includes the following:
- the CXCL2 gene encoding uncharacterized protein CXCL2 yields MSSREVTPPGKDVAQSLHGSKGSDPRRTALGSRSASSQAVISVSLRAAGSRSPSRDSGQKENIPQLAGVTQDSQTRTSLASAPTPLHPRGGAVAFLPDSGSIWSSGNFPGPGLRAFQPQPCIKGVRRSRRATEPGPQAAPCQLSSSHSRSNRLLSPMARATLSTAPSNPRVLRVALLLLLLVAAGRRAAGAPLATELRCQCLQTLQGIHLKNIQSVKVKSPGPHCAQTEVIATLKNGQKACLNPTSPMVKKIIEKMLKNGKSN; encoded by the exons ATGTCTTCCAGAGAAGTAACTCCCCCCGGTAAGGATGTAGCGCAGTCCCTACATGGGTCTAAGGGATCCGACCCACGACGCACTGCACTGGGTTCACGAAGCGCCTCCTCGCAGGCGGTTATCTCGGTATCTCTGAGAGCAGCGGGCTCTCGCTCCCCTTCCAGGGATTCGGGGCAGAAAGAGAACATCCCACAGTTGGCGGGAGTTACGCAAGACAGTCAGACCCGGACGTCACTCGCGAGTGCCCCGACCCCCCTCCACCCCAGAGGCGGGGCCGTCGCCTTCCTTCCGGACTCGGGATCGATCTGGAGCTCCGGGAATTTCCCTGGCCCGGGACTCCGGGCTTTCCAGCCCCAACCATGCATAAAAGGGGTTCGCCGTTCTCGGAGAGCCACAGAGCCCGGGCCACAGGCAGCTCCTTGCCAGCTCTCCTCCTCGCACAGCCGCTCGAACCGCCTGCTGAGCCCCATGGCCCGCGCCACGCTCTCCACCGCTCCCAGCAATCCCCGGGTCCTGCGGGTGGCgctgctgctcctgctcctgGTGGCCGCCGGCCGGCGCGCAGCAG GAGCGCCCCTGGCCACTGAACTGCGCTGCCAGTGCTTGCAGACCCTGCAGGGAATTCACCTCAAGAACATCCAAAGTGTGAAGGTGAAGTCCCCCGGACCCCACTGCGCCCAAACCGAAGTCAT AGCCACACTCAAGAATGGGCAGAAAGCTTGTCTCAACCCCACATCGCCCATGGTTAAGAAAATCATCGAAAAGATGCTGAAAAA TGGCAAATCCAACTGa